A single Venturia canescens isolate UGA chromosome 1, ASM1945775v1, whole genome shotgun sequence DNA region contains:
- the Polr3H gene encoding DNA-directed RNA polymerase III subunit RPC8: MFVLSELKDVVRIPPWKFKRKLNDAIADELNRKLANKVYLNVGLCIALHDITKIEESYIFPGDGSSHTKVIFRFIVFRPFMEEILLGKIRSCSADGVHVTLGFFEDIIIPPHKLQHPSRFDQTEQAWVWEYDTGDGEKHDLFMDAGEVIRFRVVSEAFVETLPTGPAVVGESVEKPDTKGISPYTLGAAIDEPGLGLLTWWENT; this comes from the exons atgtttgttttatcCGAATTGAAAGATGTAGTTAGAATACCACCATGgaaattcaaaagaaaattaaatgacGCTATTGCTGATGAATTGAATAGAAAACTCGCTAACAAG GTATATTTGAATGTGGGACTTTGTATTGCTCTCCATGATATCACCAAAATTGAAGAATCTTATATTTTTCCTGGTGATGGATCGTCTCACACAAAagttatttttcgtttcattgtaTTCCGTCCTTTCATGGAGGAAATACTTCTCGGGAAAATACGGAGTTGCAGTGCAGATGGAGTACATG TGACACtaggatttttcgaggacaTCATTATTCCTCCTCACAAACTCCAACACCCCTCAAGATTTGATCAAACAGAGCAAGCGTGGGTGTGGGAATATGATACTGGAGATGGAGAAAAGCATGACCTTTTCATGGATGCAG GCGAAGTCATACGGTTTCGTGTGGTGAGTGAAGCTTTTGTGGAAACTCTGCCAACAGGTCCGGCTGTTGTTGGAGAAAGTGTGGAAAAACCAGATACTAAAGGAATCTCGCCTTACACTTTGGGG GCCGCAATCGATGAGCCTGGTTTAGGCTTGCTGACGTGGTGGGAAAATACCTGA